Part of the Crossiella cryophila genome, TGTCCAGATGCACCAGGGCCAGAAGCACGGTGACGTATCCGGCCGAGTTGTCCGCCTTGAGGATCACGCGGTTCCCGGGACACAGCCCTCGAGCGCGCAGTGCGGCCGCCACCCGCAGTGCGTCCTGCTCGACCTCGGCCGTGGATCGCACGGAGTTCGCTGTCACCAACCTGGCTGCCACAGGTTCCACCGCTGGTCTCCCACCCCTCGCCCGGATTCACCCCGCCGATGGCCTGCCCACAGCTCGCGGCGAGCGCGCGCGATTGCCATCCGGGGTTTAGATGCCCTACTTTTGCTCACGTTGTGTGTCGGACCACTGACAGTGGGTTCACACCCGGGTCAGTCGCCCCTGTGCCCCGTGGCCCGCCACCGGCCACGGTTCCGTTCCACCAATTTCCGCAATGGCCGGAACACCCACTCAAATTACCGGGGCGTAGTCATGTTTCGACAATGAGAACTTTCTGACGTTCTTCCGGCTAGATAAAACTTCCTGAAGCAGGTCTCCCGCTGCGGCCGGCCGGGGGCTGCGTTCAAGCGGCACGCGAGCTACCACCCGATCTACGCAACAACCCCAGTATGCCTGGCCGGTTCCGGCGCACCCTGGCTGATCTGCCGCGATCAGGAGAACTTCCACCCACCTGGCGGCCCGATCGGGCTGGTCGGGGCCACCTGGACCGACTCTCGTCGCCTAGTCCCGATCACCCAGGAGCTAGGCCGAACAGGCTATTCGAGCTACCGCCGAACGGCTGTTCGCGGACTGTTCGCGCGTCCGGGAGAGCGGGCAAAGGGGCCGGTTGACACAGAGCGCGCCAACTCCGGCAAACCATTCCCTCAGTCTCGCGACCTACGTGAACTTATTATCGAACAGTCGACCGAATTAACCTGATCCAGCGAAAAAGACGTCAAGCCAGCGCAAAGTGCGAGGGTGAATAACCGACCGCGTTCTGGAAGAACAACAGAGGTGCCGACGACCAGGAGCCCGCCCCCCTCGGTCCACGACCGACTGGACGGTCGGCCCATGTGGTACCGGTCTCACGCGTCCGACCTGCGGCGAAGCCGGGGCAGGCGGAGCGGGGCCGGGGTGACCCCCGGCACAGCACGTGCGGGCCAGGAAGTCCAGCGGCAACGCGTTCCGGGATCAGCGAACTGAGAGTCGCCGGGCCGCCAGGCTGGCATCGCGCAAGCCGGTCGAAGCGGACGGCCGGGCGAACAGGATGTCGATGCGGCCGGCGGAACCCCTGGGAATAGGGTCGGGGGATGCTCCCGGTCGCGGCGAGAGCATCCCCCGATGGCACACATGGTGTGCGGTGTGTCACCAGCAGATCAGCAGACTCAGCGTGCTGATCAGGCCCGCGCCGAACTCGGCGGAGCCGTCGACCTCGGCAGGCTCGATCGCCTGCAGGTCCAGTACGTCCATCCGGGTTGTCACCTCCCCTCGTGCGCTCGGGCGAACAGTGGCAACGCCCCGGTGGTCACGGCGTGCAGCGCGAGCAGCACGCCTGCCGAACCGGTGGCGAGATCGTGGGACAGCCGCAGCAGCGCGTCACCGGGGAAGGCCAGCCCGCC contains:
- a CDS encoding SapB/AmfS family lanthipeptide, which gives rise to MDVLDLQAIEPAEVDGSAEFGAGLISTLSLLICW